In Candidatus Methylomirabilis lanthanidiphila, the DNA window GGCCGTTCATAATCGATCTTGAGGCTGGCAGTTGCTCGGTAGGTAGGGGTCAGGCTGAAGGTATAGATCGTCGCGGTCGTTACGATCATGGCGAACACTGTCAGAACGATCCAGCGATGCTTGAGGATAATCCGCCAGTAATCGCGGAGGTGAGTCTCTTCGTCCTGCTGGACGTAATAGCGTTGCAGCAGGAGATCGCGAGGCGTCGGTGAATTGCCTTCGGATTTGACTAGCGCATCCATCCGCGCGCGCTACCTCCTTTATGTTGCGTAAGTGTGGACTGTTTCCCTTGATCTTGGCGGATGGCCGTTAAAACGCCATCCCGGCTGAGAATCCAAAGCGAACGACCGTTTTGACAAAGTCCACTGCCCCGTACAGGACGGTCTTGGGGCCGCTGGTGCCGACGAAGATGACATCGTTTTTTTGAATGGCCGGCGCGACCTTGCCCTCCTGTCTCAACTGTTCGAGGTCGATGTGCAGCACCTCGGTCTTTGATCCGTTGAACCGCAAGACTTCAATGTTGCTGACGTCGGCCTCATCTTTCAGCGCCTCGCCAAAATAGATAGCCTGATCGACGGTCAGTTTCCCTTTCAGCGGATAGGGTCCAGGCTTCCTCACTGCACCGCCAAGAAGAAATTCGCCCGATTTCGGTACGCTGATCACGTCGCCGGAGTCAACCCTGACATTTAAGGCAGGGTTACGCCCGGCCAACAGTTCATCAAGGTCGACTTTAAGCAGGTCGCCGGAGCTCGACAGGGCCGTCCCCGGTGAGCCGTTTTTTCGCAGGATGTAGACAACGCGATCGGCCTCTTTGCTGAGCCCGCCCGCCTGCGCCAGCATATCGGTCAGGCTTCGCCGGTCGTTCACCTCGTAGATGCCGGGCTTATTGACCTCCCCCAGGACCGATGCGCGCTGGCTTCGGTACTCTTCGATAAACACGCTCACTTGTGGGTCGTGCAGGTACTCCACGCCGTAGAGAACGGCCAGTTCGCTTTCGAGTTGGCGCGCGGTCAGATCTTTGGCCTTCACGGTATCGATAAGGGGAAGTCGAATGAATCCCTCCGCGCTTACTCGGACCTTCGCCTTGTCCACTTCGCTGAGATCCAGTATCGAAATCACGAGGAGATCGCCGGCCCCGATGATGTAATCTCCGGCGAAGCCGTCCGCCTGCGTGGAGGCGCTGATAATCTTACTGTTCAGCGCGACGCTGCCTGTCGACTCGGAGGATTGTGAGGCAGATGCCATCGCTATGAGGGTTTCCCTGGAGGGGCCCGCTGAGGCGCACCCCGCGGCCAGCATACCTAAGCCGATGATGTACAGGATAGGCGTTTGTCTCATTCTGGTCTCGTTCCTCTGTTCGTCATTCGGTCTGCTTGGCCTCACAATAGGCCGGATAGACAGACCGTGCAGACCGAACACACCTACTCCAGCTTCGCCGGACTCGACTCGCTTGCCTTGCCATTACCATTGCCTCCGGATTGGCTCAGCCCAAGCCCGACCCCTAATCCAATCGCCGCCAAGCCTACGGTGACTCCCACGGCCGTTTCGGTCTCGATTCCGGCGCCTGCGGCGGCCCCAGCTTCTGCTCCGGCCAGAGCACCGCCACCAGGCGGGATATACGCGGCGAGCTTGTCATCGAGGATGTAACCGGCATACGCTGGATCACCCGTGAAGATCGGTGTGGCGCCCGGCGGGATGTTGGCGTCCGCCGGGATTGTGCCTGAGGGTACAGGATTCGGCAGGTTGGCCGTGATGCCTGGGGACCCGGTAAAGGAGCCATCGGTGATGTAGCCGATACTTTTTCCGTTTTCGCCGTAGACGGGAACCGCGCCGGCGGGTAAGCCGGACGAATTACCAGGAAGGGCCTGCGCGAGCATAACGCCAAAATTATGGTCTGGAGCGCCAACCTGTGGGATGTAGACGCTTTGTCCCGCCTTCACAATGTGAAGGCCCGGATTACCCGCTGACCTGGCGAGTATCTCGCCCTGCTGCAGGCTCAGGCGGGAGCCGCCACGCGAATTGACGACGATCGTCCCCACGGAGTCTGTCGTCGACAACGTCGATGACTTGGCCTTCAGGATAGTCGGACGATCGCCCGTGTTGCCGTTATCGGTCTGGTAGCGGACGCTTGGGGTGACAAGTGCCGCCCGGGATGACGAGGGCACCCTGAAGAGGACCTGGCCGACCGCAACTTTTACGACCGGCGCGGTCCGTGATCCGGCCAACCCGACAAGCGTGTGCGGCTGCAGCTCCATCTGGGTGCCGTCTTTCAGCATCACCGATGCGGTGCCCTTTCCGGTTCGGAGCATGGTGCCTTCATATAGCGGGTTGGATGAAGACGGCAGCGTAGTCCACCGCTGTCCGTCTGTGGTCACCTGAGCTTCCTGTGATCCGGTCGCCAATCCCAGCGTCGGTTCTGCGGCCCGCGCAGTTGGCGGGACGAACGCAGCCATGGTCCAGAATAAGAAACTGGCGAGCGTTGCGTACGCCGAGCGGGTCAGGACGAGACGATTGTGACAGTTTGCGCGCATTATTCGTCCTCCTTTCATTCTGGAGCCGTCATTCCCGCGGAAGCGGGAATCCAGCGCCCAACGACTGGATTCCGGTTCACGCCGGGAATGACGATTACGGTACAGCGATCTATAAGACACGACGCCGGATGCGATATCTACGGTAATAAAAGGTGTATAACGCTCTATAAGCCAAATGTCAACTAAAATTTGTCAGCATATCATTATATAAAGTGGGTTCAGATGTGTAATTCGATGCGATCTGTTGAGAATATTTGCTGATTCTATGTTGTAGTATTTAAATCTGTATTATCTCTGTTAATAAATTCATGCGGGGATGCGAGGTGGCGGATCCATACCATCTGTAGATTCCGATCGGCACAACTGCGATTCAGTGCCGTCGTTCGGAACGTGTTGAAATGGATTGGTCGTGGGATAGTGACCATATTGCCGAACGCGGGAGGTATTGCCCGATGCGCGATTTGTATTGACAGCGATGTGGGCGCTGACTAGAGTAGTTCCATGGGCTATCGGCTTCAGATGGCCGTCAGAGGCGGGTTTGTGGGTATCATTCGATGAGGGACGGGCTGCTTTATCGGGTTCAGGAAACGATCGACCGGCATCGCATGCTGACAGGCGGAGAGATGATTGTTGTCGCCGTGTCCGGCGGTGTTGACTCGATGGTCATGCTCCATCTTCTGCTGCGCCTTCGGACCCGTTATTCCACCTCACTGCATGTCGCACATCTGAACCATGGTCTTCGCGGGGCAGAATCGACCGAGACCGCCGACTTTGTCCGTACCCACTGCGAGGCTCATGAGATTCCTGTGACTGTGACGAGCGCCGAAGGGAGGATGTGGCAGGACCGTATGGGAGGCTCAGTTCAGGCCGTTGCCCGGGATCTCCGGTATCGATTCCTTGAACAGGTGGCAGATGAGCAGAAAGCCGATAGAATTGCTTTAGGTCATCACCGTGACGATCAGGCAGAGACGGTCCTGATGAACCTGCTTCGGGGTTCCGGTATCAGAGGGCTTGGAGGAATTCCGCCTGTCAGGGACCGCATCATTCGCCCGTTGATTGACTGCGCCCGGGAGGAGATCGAACGGTATGCGCGGAAGGAGGGGATTCCCTATGTCGAAGACTCTTCAAACCGCACTCTTGTGTACAGCCGGAACCGAATTCGACTGACCCTCTTGCCGGAACTGGCCAAGCGATTTAATCCGCGTGTCGGCCATGCCCTGGCGAATGCGGCCGCCATCTCTGAAGCTGAGGATGGGCTGTTGAACGGAATGGCCGAGAAAGAACTTCGCGCCGTTCTGGTTTCTCAGTCGCGTGAAACGTTCGTGCTGGCTATTGCCCCTCTGGCGACCCTTCCCAGCGCCTTGAGATGGCGTATGATTCGGCGCGTTGCTGAAGAGTTGCGGAAAGGCCGCTCGGGATTGACCTTTCAACAGACGCTGGCTATTGATCGACTGGTGATGACGCGGGGGGCGCAGGGCGCCGTTTACGCGCCGGGCGGGTTGCGTGCACAACGGGCAGACGGCTGTCTTGTTCTTTCGCTGGGGGAGGGGCTGGCGAGGGGCCGTATTTCATCGTCCCCCCTGGCCGTCCCGGGAGTGACGGTCATTCCGGAAGTGGCGGTCAACCTCCGGAGCGAGATTCTGCAGCAGGGGGCCGTGGAGCAACTCGTGTCCGATGCCTCCACTGCTCTGCTTGATGCCGACCGCACCGGCGTGAAATTACACGTGAGGGGATGGGAAGCGGGTGATAGGTTCATTCCGTTCGGGATGGGCGGCCGGAAAAAGCTCCAGGACTTTTTTGTGGACGCCAAGGTGCCGCGCGATCGACGCTGCAGCGTTCCGTTAGTGGTGTCGGGCGATGAGATTGTGTGGGTTGTCGGTTTTCGAGTAGATGAACGGTTCAGGGTCACCGATTCGACGCAACGTCTCCTTCGAGTGCGCGCCACGACCGCGGGTGAATAGGTGAGGTGATCGGTCGATAGGGCTCTCAGTGCAATCCGTTCATGTAGCTGTCATTGCGGGCACCCGCAGGGTGCGCGGCAATCTCGCCGTTCTGTTCTCCTGAGTGTGGAGAACCTGGGGCGAAGAACGGTCGGATTGCTTCGAAAGTCTCTCGCTCCGGTCCCGAAATCCCCCCGTTCCCTCCTTTTGAAAGGAGGGTTGGAGGAGATTTTGCCGGGCGTTACAACTGTCATCCCCATGGGCGCGCTACCGGCGCATGCGGGATTGCTTCGCGACGGCCGCAATGACGGATTCCCGTCTTTATTCCGGGATCGGTATAATGCGTTGAAGACCTGCGAGCGATTTGATATAGTAAGTTACCAACGTCACAGATCTGACACATCGACCTGCCGGATGAGGGAAAGACATTGATTGGAGGAGGTAAAAGGTTGAACCCGTTTTTTAAGAATCTGGCGCTGTGGCTTGTCATCGGATTAATCATGATATTGGTGTTCAACATTTTCAGCCAGAACCAGCCACAGGAAAAGGAGATGATCTTCAGCGACTTCATGGCCAAGGTGAGTAAAGGCGAGGTTGCGGAGGTCATCGTGAAGGGTTCGGATATTAAGGGAAAACTGACCGGCGGCGAAATCTTCAGGACATACGCCGCTGACGATAAAGATATGATTGCGGAGTTGCGGCAGAAAGGGGTGCGGATCATTGCGAAGCCGATGGACGAAAACCCCTGGTACGTGAATATGCTGCTCTCATGGCTGCCGATGCTGCTGTTTATCGGAGTCTGGATCTTCTTCATGCGGCAGATGCAGGGCGGTGGCGTGAAGGCGCTCTCGTTCGGTAAGAGCCGGGCGCGCCTGCTGTCGGATAAGCACAATAAGGTGACCTTTGCCGATGTTGCCGGCGCCGACGAGGCCAAGGAGGAGCTGCGGGAGATCATCGAGTTTCTGAAGGATCCGCCGAAGTTTCAGAAGTTGGGCGGGCGCATCCCCAAGGGGGTCTTGCTGATGGGGCCGCCGGGTACGGGGAAGACGCTGCTGGCGCGGGCCATCGCGGGCGAAGCCAATGCGCCGTTTTTCAGTATTTCGGGATCGGACTTTGTCGAGATGTTTGTGGGCGTCGGCGCCTCGCGCGTGAGGGATCTCTTTGAGCAGGGCAAGAAGCATGCCCCGTGTATTATTTTTATGGACGAGATTGATGCGGTGGGCAGACATCGGGGCGCCGGCCTGGGCGGCGGTCACGACGAGCGGGAGCAGACCTTGAATCAGCTTCTGGTCGAGATGGACGGTTTTGAATCGAACGATGGGGTCATCCTGGTCGCGGCGACCAATCGTCCGGATGTCCTGGACCCCGCGCTGCTCCGACCCGGACGGTTTGATCGCCAGGTCGTCGTGGCGAGACCGGATCTGAAGGGCCGCGAGGGGATTCTGCGCGTCCACACCAAAAAGATTCCGGTCGATCCTGATGTGAATCTGACGCTTCTGGCGCGCGGGACCCCTGGATTTTCCGGGGCCGATTTAGCCAATCTCGTGAACGAGGCAGCCCTGTTGGCCGCGCGTCAAAATAAGAAAACAGTGTGCATGGTCGACTTCGAGAGCGCCAAAGACAAAGTGCTTATGGGTGTAGAGCGCAAGAGCGTGGTCATCAGCGAGGAGGAGCGAAAGGTGACCGCCTATCACGAGGCCGGGCATACCCTGGTGGCGAAGGTCCTCCCCGGAACCGACCCGATTCACAAGGTCACCATTATCCCGCGCGGCAGAGCGCTTGGCATGACCCAACAGTTACCCCTCGATGAGAAGCACAATTATGCCAAGGAGTATCTCCTCAACGAGATTGCGATCATGATGGGCGGACGTGCGGCGGAGGAGCTGGTCATTGGCCAGATGACGACCGGGGCGGGCAACGATATCGAGCGGGCGACTGATCTGGCGCGGAAGATGGTGTGCGAGTGGGGTATGAGCGAGAAACTTGGTCCGCTCACGTTCGGTAAGCGCGAAGAGATGATCTTCCTGGGCCGCGAGATCGCCCAGCATCAGGATTACAGCGAATATACGGCGGTAGAGATCGATCGAGAGGTCAAAGAGATCGTCATGGCCAACTATGAAAAGGCCAAGACGCTGATCATCGAGCGGATCGGCATCCTGCACGCCCTCGCCAAGGCGCTGCTGGAAACCGAGGTGCTTGACGGCTTTCAGATCGATGCCATCGTCAACGGGGCCGCCGCCCCGGCCCAAGCGCGCATCTAATCCGTAGTCCTCTACTTTGTGACAGCGGCGAGAACGCCAGAGACACACGTTCCTCCAGCCTCATCCACGGCTCTCGCCCGCTTTCAGTGCCGGCTTGTAGTTCGCCCCAAAGACCCAATGAACTCAATAGACCCAAAAGACGCAATCAACGCAATGACGCAACTGACGCAATCAACGCAATGACGCAACCGACGCAACCGACGCGATGACGCCATCATACTTCCGCTGCCGGGACCACCTGCTGGATGTTCAGGACAAGACCTGGATTATTGGGGTGTTGAACATTACCCCGGATTCGTTTTCCGATGGCGGTCGCTTCCTGGATCCTGGGGCGGCGATCGATCAGGCCATGGGGATGATAGAGGAGGGCGCCGATATCCTGGAGCTGGGCGGTGAATCGACCCGTCCTGGCGCCATTCCTGTTCCTGTGCGCGAGGAGCTTCGGCGAATCGTTCCGGTGTTGTGCGACCTGCGGCCAAAGGTGACGATTCCGATAGCGGTCGATACCTACAAACCGGAGGTGGCGAGGGTCGTCCTGGAAGAAGGGGCGGATATCATTAACGACGTCTACGGCGTTCGAGGAGAGGGGCGCCTGGCGGTAGCGGTGGCTGAGAAGCGCGCCGGTTTAGTCATCATGCACATGCAGGGGACCCCGCAGGATATGCAGGTCGAACCGCGCTATCGCGATGTTGTGGGAGAGGTCTCTGCGTTCCTGGCTGATCGTGTCGCGTGTGCCGAACGGCTGGGCGTCGACCCTCAGTCAATCATTGTGGATCCCGGGCTGGGGTTTGGGAAGCGGGGCCGGGACAATCTTGCCCTGCTCCGGCATCTGGAGGCGTTGCGCCGTCTCGGTAAGCCGATTATGGTTGGTCCATCACGCAAGTCGTTGGTCGGGGATGTCCTGAAACTGCCGGTCGAGCAACGTCAATATGGGACGGCGGCGTGCGTCGCGGCAGCGGTGCTGCATGGCGCAGCCTTTGTTCGAGTTCACGAGATTCGGCCCTGTGTGCATCTGGTCAGAATGTTGGACGCCATCAGGAGGGCCTAGCGGCCATGTGGTCGACAATAACCCAGTTTGGATGGGTTGACGCCGTCGATGTGCTGATAGTGGCGTTTGTGGCCTATCAGCTTCTGCTGATGTTTAAAGGAACACGGGCGCTACAAATGATTCTCGGTCTTGCGCTCGTCTACCTTGCGTCCCGCATCGCGCTGAAGGGCGGTTTGTTGACGGTAAACTGGGTCCTGCAGAATTCGCTGGGCGTCTGGTTCCTGATGATTATCATTCTGTTTCAGCCGGAACTCCGGCGGGCGCTGGCGACGTTCGGCCTTCGTTCCCGGCTGCTTCGCGCCTTTGCCAAGCGCGAAGAGGCGTACATGATTGATGAGATTGTTCGATCTTCGGCCTCCATGGCTGCAAAAAAGATCGGCGCGATCATTGTTCTGGAGCGAGAGACAAAGCTGTCCGAGTATGTCGATTCCGGCGTGTCGCTTGACGCGCGCGTGTCAAGGCGATTGCTGGAATCGATCTTTTGTCCCGGTGCGCCGCTCCACGATGGCGCGGTTGTGATCCAGGGCGGACGCGTGGCTGCCGCCTCCTGCTTGCTGCCGTTAACACTGACCGGCGATATCAGCGAGGAACTGGGGACGCGCCATCGCGCAGCCATCGGACTGACGGAGGAAACCGACGCGATCGCCATCGTTGTGTCTGAGGAGATGGGCAGCGTATCGCTGGTTCATGGGGGGGCCATCAGTCAAGGTCTTGATGCGCAAAGGCTTCGGCGGCAACTGGTCGAGCTGTTGGGGTCGCCGGGTAGCAGCAGCCCGGGCGCGACTCCTAAAAAAGACGTGGTCGCGTCTTCAGCGATCGGCGGTTAGTGCACTGTCTCTTATTCGTCAGAGCATAAAATGGCTTGCGCCCCCCTTTCGCAAAGGGACCTTATCATCCCCCCCTTTATAAAAGGGGGGCGAGGGGGGATTTGAACGATCAGGAAATCCCTCTCGATCCCCCTTTTCCAAAGGGGGAGGTTGCTTGAGATGTTGTGCGAGGACGAGGATCATGACGAAAGGACTCTTTGACAATCTCGGACTTAAGCTTGCCTCTCTGGCGCTCGCCTTTGCTCTCTGGATGGTGGTCGCAGGGGAGCAGAGGGATGAGCGAACGGTGCATGCCCCACTTTTGCTGGCGCGGCTGCCGAAAAATATGACGCTTCTCAATGGTCCAGGAGAGTTCGTGACAGTCCAGTTGCGTGGCCCGAAAAGTCTGATCTCCGGGCTGTCACCTAGCGAGGTCGATGTCAACGTCGATCTTTCAACCTTGAAAGAAGGGGAGAATTTCGTGGCGGTGAAGGCCGACCAGATTGATGTCCCTCGTGGAGTAGAGGTCGTTCAGGTTTCGCCGAAGTGGGTTCGTCTGGTTCTGGAATCGGTGGCGGAACGGGTGGTGCGGGTTGCGGCCCGTGTGGAGGGGAATCCGGCTGCCGGGTATTATCTCAAACGGGCCTTGGCGCACCCTGATCGTGTCCGATTGGTCGGACCAAAGAGCGACGTCAGTCGTGTAGAGAAGGTCTATACCTCGACGATCAGCATAGAAGGACGGTCCCATGCCTTCGGCGCCATGACCTCTCTTGAACCTGTCGGGAAGTCGATCAAAGTGGAGGGGCCGGCCCTCGTCCAGGTCTCCGTGGAGATCAGGGCCAATCCCTGACCGTCGTCTTCGCAGGATGACCGCGGAAGCGGGGCGCATCGAGGAGAAAGGAAGGCGAGTCGTGCGAAAACTTTTCGGCACGGATGGGATTCGCGGCGTGGCCAACCGGGAGCCGATGACCCCGGAGACCATGGTGAAGGTGGGCCGCGCGGCCGCCCATCTTTTGAGGGGGTCAACCGAACGGCCTACGATTGTCATCGGGAAGGATACGCGCCTGACGGGCTATATGCTGGAAACGGCGCTGACCGCCGGCATTACCTCGATGGGTGTCGATGTGCTGTTGGTTGGCCCGCTCCCGACGCCAGGGATCGCGTTTATCACCAGAAGCCTTCGAGCTGACGCCGGGGTGGTGATCTCGGCCTCCCATAACCCTTATGAAGATAACGGGATCAAGTTCTTTTCATGTGATGGCCTGAAGCTGCCGGATGCGATGGAGCAGCGGATCGAGGAACTGGTCTGTAATGGAGAGATCGATGGAATCAGGTCGGCCCCCCGTGAGGTCGGCAAGGCCTACCGCGTGGGCGATGCCGTCGGCCGCTATATCGAATTTGCGAAAAATACCCTCCCCAAGGGAACGACGCTGAAAGGGATGCGGGTGGTCGTCGATTGTGCCAATGGTGCGGCCTACAAGGTCTCGCCGGCCATTCTTCGGGAGTTGAATGCCGAGGTCGTATCGCTGAATGTCCAGCCCGACGGCACCAATATCAATAAAGGGTGCGGTTCGTTGCATCCCGAGGAGCTGCGACGGGCAGTGGTCGCACATCAGGCGCACCTCGGATTTGCTCACGACGGGGACGCAGACCGTGTGCTGTGCGTGGACGAACAGGGCGAGGTGGTGGATGGCGATCATATTCTTGCCCTCTGCGCGCTCGATCTGAAGCGGGAAGGTCGGCTGAGCGAGGACACGATCGTTGCGACGGTGATGAGTAATATCGGCCTGGATCTCGCCATGCGAGAGGCTGGAATCGCGGTCGTTCGGACCGCGGTGGGCGATCGGTACGTCCTGGAAACGATGCTGGCAAAGCGGTACATGCTGGGAGGTGAGCAGTCCGGGCATATCATCTTCCTGGAACATCATACGACCGGCGACGGAATCGTGACCGCCCTGCAGGTGCTGGCTACCATGCAGCGATCTGCGAAGCCGCTGTCGGAGCTGAAGGCGTGTATGACTTCGTACCCTCAGGTGTTGATTAATGCGCCAGTTCGACGCCTGGCCGCCATTGAGGAGCTGCCGCTGGTGCAGGAGGCGATTCAATCGGCAGAGGCGGGTATGGGGGGCAAGGGACGGATCCTGGTCCGTCTGTCCGGTACGGAGCCGGTGGCCCGGGTGATGGTGGAAGGCGAGGAACCGGCAAGTATCGAGCGACTGGCCAGAAAGATCGCGCTGGTGATTGAGAGGGAGTTGGGGTAACAACCGTTCCGAGTTTTGAGTTGTGGGTTTCGAGTGTGTAACCCGAAACTCGAAACCCGAAACTCGAAACTGCGACAGCGGCTGGAGCGAATCGATGATTGGGTTGTGTGTGAACGTCGATCATGTTGCGACGATCAGGCAGGCCAGACGGGGCGAGGAGCCTGACCCCGTACACGCGGCGCTGCTTGTTGAGCTGGCCGGCGGGTCTGGAATTACGGTACACCTGCGTGAGGACCGGCGGCATATTCAGGATCGGGATGTCGAGCTGCTTCGGCGGCTGGTCAAGACGAAATTGAATCTGGAGATGGCCGCCACGGACGAGATGATTGAGATCGCTCTCGCGTTCAAGCCGGAGATGGCAACGCTCGTTCCAGAGCGGCGCGAGGAGCTGACGACTGAAGGCGGGCTGGACGTTCACGGACATGCCGACGAGGTAGGTCGGGCCGTGCGCCGCTTGCGAGAGGGCGGCATTCTCGTCAGCCTCTTCATCGACCCCGAACACCATCAGGTCTCGGCCGCTGCACGTGCCGGCGCCGATTTCATCGAGCTTCATACCGGATCGTATGCGGAGGCGAAAGACTGTAAGGCCCAACAGGCCGAGTTGACACGCCTGATTCAATCGGCGACGACGGGAAGGGGGTTGGGTCTTCGGATTAATGCGGGGCATGGTCTGGATTATCGTAATGTGGGCCCGGTAGCGGCGATTCCCGAGGTGGAGGAGCTGAGTATCGGACATAGTATTATCGCTCGCGCTGTTCTTGTGGGTTTAGAGCGGGCGGTCCGCGAGATGCTGGCGGCCATGGCCGAAGGCCGTGCCTGGTGCGAGGTGCAAATCCCCCCCCAACCCCCCTTTATAAAAGGGGAGCAAGGGGGGATTTCGTACGATGTGTGAAGGCGATGGTGATTGGGATCGGAATTGACCTGGTGCAGGTCAGTCGATTTGAGCAGGCGGCCTGTCGGCACGGCGCGCGCCTGCTGGATCGCCTCTTTACGGCGGGGGAGCAGGCGCGCGTCAGAAGCTATCGGTCGCCGGGGCGCCACCTCGCGGCGCGCTTTGCCGCGAAGGAGGCGGCCTTTAAAGCACTTCGCACCGGATGGGGACAGGGAGTGGCCTGGCAGGATGTGGAGATCGTGGGCGGGGGGCGTGAGGCGTCGGGCATGGTCCTTTCCGGCCGTGCCAGGGATGTTGCGGCGGGTCTTGGGATCACACGGATGCTGGTCACGCTTACGCACGACGGCGACTACGCGATGGCCTGTGTTGTGGCTACCGACGACAGATAGGACGTGCGCGATAAGGAGAGCATGATGGCCGT includes these proteins:
- a CDS encoding acyl carrier protein synthase (ACP-CoA phosphopantetheinyltransferase)(Holo-ACP synthase) (holo-[acyl-carrier-protein] synthase (CoA:apo-[acyl-carrier-protein] pantetheinephosphotransferase)); translation: MVIGIGIDLVQVSRFEQAACRHGARLLDRLFTAGEQARVRSYRSPGRHLAARFAAKEAAFKALRTGWGQGVAWQDVEIVGGGREASGMVLSGRARDVAAGLGITRMLVTLTHDGDYAMACVVATDDR